A genomic region of Mycobacterium sp. Aquia_213 contains the following coding sequences:
- a CDS encoding non-ribosomal peptide synthetase gives MADGKRRLLSIDLLDGGEVARLDEWGNRAVLTRPVQAVTIPELFAAQVANAPEAVALACGDRSWTYRELDEAAERLARVLTGHGAGPGQTVALLFSRSTEAIVSMMAVLKAGAAYLPIDPALPDARVEFMLGDATPVAAVTTAALRSRFEGADLVVVDFDDPGADPGTELSAPAPSDLAYMIYTSGTTGVPKGVAITHQNATSLLEKLHSGVPAGPGQVWSQWHSYSFDVSVWEIFGALLHGGRLVIVPETVASSPDDLHALLIAEKVSVLCQTPSAAAMLSSEGLESTAVFVAGEALPSEVVDRWAPGRVLINAYGPTEGTIYAAMSSPLTPDAGAPIGVPVPGAALFVLDKFLRPALEGVTGELYIAGRGVATGYLRRAPLTASRFVACPFGEPGARMYRTGDLVRWGSDGQLQYLGRADEQVKIRGYRIELGEVQAALAALDGVQAAAVIAREDRPGDKRLVGYVTVTADVDPAQMRTALAERLPAYMVPTAIVVLDTLPLNVSGKLDRRALPAPEYAGGGEYRAPSDAVEEILAGIYAQVLGVERVGVDDSFFDLGGDSILSMQVSARARAAGVLCRPRDIFVEQTVARLARVATMTDGADGVVDEGIGDVVATPIIRWLQGVVGPVEQFNQTMVVQAPTAATEADVAPVLQALVDRHATLRLRVEDDDAGEWSLQVPEVGTVDAAGLLQSVEVLSDEALVAARSRLNPSAGVMLSALWVSSTSQLVLIIHHLAVDGVSWRILLEDLNIAWALHHSGQPVELPPGGTSFARWSSLLEEYAQRPAVTEHVEAWRRVAAVPAALPAVRPEVDTYVTAEQLSAELDVETTRLLLGEVPAAFHAGVQDILLIAFGLAWAEFLGTGGAPIGIGVEGHGRHEELARGVDLSRTVGWFTTKYPVSLSVGELDWAQVVAGGSALGPVVKEAKEQLRGLPDPLTYGLLRYANNEVDLHGNDPAIGFNYLGRLGAGTAAELSGDLWRISEEGLSVAGAATAVPLPLMHTVDLNAGTMDTEAGPHLHASWTWAPSALDGEQISRLSKLWFEALSGICAHVRNGGGGLTPSDLAPTRLTQKQLDQLDQQYHLADVLPLTPVQQGLLFHASVAQGGDNGDDVYAVQLGITIAGAIEPQRLREAVQTVVNRHPNLAARFSAQFDEPVQVIPAEPVMAWRYIQLDSDEAGHDEQIEGLCADERDAVSDLLGRPAFRAALIRIGENKHRFVLTNHHIVMDGWSLPILLREIFASYYGERLPAPASYRSILTWLAEQDRGAAQAAWREMFEGFDNPTLVGPATRIALGRRRVDSYRVSAETTRALSTLARSCHTTVNTVLQAGWAQLLMWLTGQRDVAFGTAVSGRPPEVIGSESIVGLLINTVAVRANTTVSTTIGDLLDQLQTAHNNRLEHEHLGLSDIHRATGHDQLFDTLFLYENYPIDTNVPVGVHELAITDVTNREYNHYPLSVMALPGHELGIRVEYDTDVFDPASIETLVERFQRVLVAMTADPTQRLSSMDVLDAGEHARLDDWGNRAVLTQPAAGTTIPEMFAAQVARTPDGVALVDGERSWTFRELDEAAERLARALVAQGARPGECVALLFNRSAEAIVAMVAVLKSGAAYLPIDPVMPDARLEFMLGDATPVAAITNATMRSRFDGADLAVIDVDDPDLAIPSDITFPVAAPEDLAYTIYTSGTTGVPKGVAITHHNATSLLEAPDPGAPTGPGQVWSQWHSYSFDVSVWEIFNALLHGSRLVVVPDSAAASAHELRDLLIAEQVTVVGQTPSALAMMPGEGLESATLVMAGEASPNEIVDKWAPGRVMINAYGPTEATIYAAISAPMKAGEGAPIGVPVPGAALFVLDKWLRPAPEGVVGELYIAGRGVAVGYLRRAGLTASRFVACPFGGPGSRMYRTGDLVRWGSDGQLQYLGRADEQVKIRGYRIELGEVQAALAALDGVQAAAVIAREDRPGDKRLVGYVTVTGEVDTAQMRHALSERLPGYMVPTAVVVLDTLPRTVNGKLDKRALPAPEYQSAVRYTPPATPTEEIVAGIYGQVLGIERVGVENSFFDLGGDSLSAMRVVAAINTAFDGNLSVRTLFEAPSVRAMSQRLDSDVDSDETDANGPSYVAVHGRDTEELRASDLTLDKFIDETTLLGAPTLPGPSAEARTVLLTGATGFLGRYLALEWLKQLKRVDGKLICLVRAGSDQEAWRRLEKTFDSGDPQLVDRFHQLAADHLEVVAGDKGEANLGLDEQTYQRLTDTVDLIVDSAAVVNGVLPYRELFGSNVVGTGELIKFALTSRMKPYAYVSTSDLGRQIEPALFTEEADIRAISPTRVLDGSYANGYGNSKWAGEVLLREANDAFGLPVSVFRSDMILSDVSYAGQFNVTDVVTRMILSLVATGVAPGSFYTRDENGNRQRAHYDALPVEFVAESIATLGAQVVDGFETYHVMNPHDDGIGIDTYVDWLIEAGYPIQRIDDFGEWVRQFEAGLRALPDRQRQHSVLQMLQLMLHNPEQIQPLEPTRGSFAPTDRFRAAVQEAKIGADNDIPHISAPVIIKYVTDLQLVGLL, from the coding sequence ATGGCCGACGGAAAACGGCGGCTCTTATCGATTGATCTCCTCGACGGCGGCGAAGTCGCGCGGTTGGACGAGTGGGGCAACCGCGCCGTGCTGACCCGGCCCGTGCAGGCCGTCACGATTCCGGAGTTGTTCGCCGCGCAGGTGGCGAATGCTCCAGAGGCCGTGGCACTGGCGTGCGGGGACCGGTCGTGGACCTACCGCGAACTCGACGAGGCCGCGGAGCGATTGGCGCGGGTTCTCACCGGACATGGCGCGGGCCCGGGTCAGACTGTGGCACTGCTGTTTTCGCGGTCGACTGAGGCGATCGTGTCGATGATGGCGGTGTTGAAGGCCGGAGCGGCCTACCTGCCGATCGACCCCGCGCTGCCCGACGCGCGCGTGGAGTTCATGCTCGGCGATGCGACCCCGGTCGCGGCGGTCACCACCGCGGCCTTGCGGTCGCGGTTCGAGGGTGCCGATCTGGTCGTCGTCGACTTCGACGACCCCGGCGCCGACCCCGGCACCGAATTGTCGGCGCCGGCACCGTCGGATCTGGCGTACATGATTTACACCTCGGGCACCACCGGGGTGCCCAAGGGTGTGGCGATCACCCACCAGAATGCGACGTCGCTGCTGGAAAAACTGCACTCGGGCGTGCCGGCCGGCCCCGGGCAGGTGTGGTCGCAGTGGCACTCCTACAGCTTCGACGTTTCGGTGTGGGAGATCTTCGGTGCCCTGCTGCACGGCGGGCGGCTGGTGATCGTTCCCGAAACCGTGGCGAGTTCACCCGACGACCTGCATGCGCTGCTGATCGCCGAAAAGGTCAGCGTTCTTTGCCAAACCCCTTCTGCCGCAGCGATGTTGTCGTCGGAAGGCTTGGAGTCCACTGCGGTGTTCGTGGCCGGCGAGGCGCTGCCGTCCGAGGTGGTGGACCGGTGGGCGCCGGGCCGGGTGTTGATCAACGCCTACGGTCCGACCGAGGGCACCATCTATGCGGCGATGAGCTCGCCGTTGACCCCCGACGCGGGGGCGCCGATCGGTGTGCCGGTGCCGGGCGCGGCGCTGTTCGTATTGGACAAGTTCCTGCGGCCCGCTCTCGAGGGCGTGACCGGTGAGCTGTACATCGCCGGTCGCGGGGTGGCCACTGGGTACCTGCGCCGGGCTCCGTTGACGGCGTCGCGCTTTGTGGCGTGCCCGTTCGGTGAGCCGGGCGCCCGGATGTATCGCACCGGCGACCTGGTGCGCTGGGGTTCCGACGGGCAGCTGCAGTACCTGGGGCGGGCCGACGAGCAGGTCAAGATTCGCGGCTACCGCATCGAATTGGGCGAGGTACAAGCGGCTTTGGCCGCTTTGGACGGGGTGCAGGCCGCGGCGGTGATCGCCCGCGAGGATCGCCCGGGCGACAAGCGACTGGTCGGTTACGTCACCGTCACCGCGGATGTGGACCCCGCGCAGATGCGCACCGCGCTGGCCGAGCGGTTGCCGGCCTACATGGTCCCCACGGCGATCGTCGTGCTCGACACGCTGCCGCTGAACGTGAGCGGCAAGCTCGACAGACGCGCCCTGCCCGCACCCGAATACGCCGGCGGCGGCGAATACCGCGCGCCGTCCGACGCGGTCGAGGAGATCTTGGCCGGGATTTACGCTCAGGTGCTGGGTGTCGAGCGGGTCGGCGTCGACGACTCCTTCTTCGACCTCGGCGGCGACAGCATCCTGTCGATGCAGGTATCGGCGCGCGCCCGCGCGGCGGGCGTATTGTGCCGTCCCCGTGACATTTTCGTCGAGCAGACCGTCGCCCGGCTGGCCCGGGTAGCAACGATGACCGATGGCGCCGACGGCGTCGTCGACGAGGGCATCGGGGACGTGGTCGCCACCCCGATCATCCGTTGGCTGCAAGGCGTGGTGGGCCCCGTCGAGCAGTTCAACCAGACGATGGTGGTGCAGGCTCCGACCGCAGCGACCGAGGCCGACGTGGCGCCCGTGCTGCAGGCATTGGTCGATCGGCACGCCACCCTGCGGTTGCGTGTCGAGGACGACGACGCGGGCGAGTGGTCGCTTCAGGTACCCGAAGTCGGGACCGTGGATGCCGCGGGTCTGCTGCAGTCGGTCGAGGTGTTGTCCGACGAGGCGCTCGTCGCGGCGCGGTCGCGGCTGAACCCGTCCGCCGGAGTGATGTTGAGCGCGTTGTGGGTCAGCTCGACGTCTCAGTTGGTGCTGATCATTCACCACCTGGCGGTCGACGGTGTGTCGTGGCGAATCCTGTTGGAAGACTTGAACATCGCCTGGGCCCTGCATCACAGCGGGCAGCCGGTGGAGTTGCCCCCGGGCGGGACGTCGTTTGCCCGCTGGTCGTCGCTGCTGGAGGAGTACGCGCAGCGCCCCGCGGTGACCGAGCATGTCGAGGCGTGGCGGCGAGTTGCCGCGGTGCCGGCCGCGTTGCCGGCGGTGCGCCCCGAGGTGGACACCTACGTCACCGCCGAACAGTTATCGGCCGAGCTCGATGTCGAGACGACACGGCTGCTGTTGGGTGAGGTGCCGGCGGCGTTTCACGCTGGGGTGCAAGACATTCTGTTGATCGCGTTCGGGTTGGCCTGGGCGGAGTTCCTGGGTACCGGCGGCGCGCCGATCGGCATCGGCGTCGAGGGTCACGGCCGCCACGAGGAATTGGCTCGGGGCGTCGACTTATCGCGCACGGTGGGGTGGTTCACCACCAAATACCCGGTGTCGCTGTCGGTCGGTGAGCTGGACTGGGCGCAGGTGGTGGCCGGCGGCAGCGCGCTGGGGCCGGTGGTCAAAGAGGCCAAGGAGCAGCTGCGCGGGCTGCCCGATCCGCTGACCTACGGACTGCTGCGCTACGCGAACAACGAAGTGGACCTGCACGGCAACGACCCGGCGATCGGGTTCAACTACCTGGGCCGGCTGGGTGCCGGCACGGCCGCGGAGCTCTCCGGTGATTTATGGCGGATCTCCGAAGAAGGTTTGTCCGTCGCCGGCGCGGCCACCGCGGTGCCGCTGCCACTCATGCACACCGTCGACCTCAACGCGGGCACCATGGACACCGAAGCGGGCCCGCACCTGCACGCCAGCTGGACCTGGGCGCCCTCGGCGCTGGACGGCGAGCAGATCAGCCGGCTGAGCAAGCTGTGGTTCGAGGCGCTGTCGGGCATCTGCGCGCACGTGCGCAACGGCGGGGGTGGCTTGACGCCGTCCGACCTGGCGCCCACACGGCTGACTCAAAAGCAGCTCGACCAACTCGATCAGCAGTACCACCTTGCCGACGTGTTGCCGCTGACCCCGGTGCAGCAGGGTCTGCTGTTTCACGCCAGCGTCGCCCAGGGCGGCGACAACGGCGACGACGTCTACGCGGTGCAGCTTGGTATCACGATCGCCGGTGCCATTGAGCCGCAGCGGCTGCGCGAAGCGGTGCAGACGGTGGTCAACCGGCACCCCAACCTGGCGGCCCGATTCTCCGCTCAGTTCGACGAGCCGGTGCAGGTCATTCCCGCCGAGCCCGTCATGGCCTGGCGGTACATCCAGCTCGACAGCGACGAAGCCGGCCACGACGAGCAGATCGAGGGGCTCTGCGCCGACGAACGCGACGCGGTCAGCGACCTGCTCGGCCGGCCGGCCTTCCGCGCGGCGTTGATCCGGATCGGGGAGAACAAGCACCGGTTCGTGCTCACCAACCACCACATCGTGATGGACGGCTGGTCGCTGCCGATCCTGCTGCGCGAAATCTTCGCCAGCTACTACGGTGAGCGGCTGCCCGCGCCCGCGTCGTATCGCAGCATTCTCACCTGGCTTGCCGAGCAGGACCGCGGCGCGGCCCAGGCGGCGTGGCGCGAAATGTTCGAAGGTTTCGACAACCCGACTCTGGTCGGACCCGCCACCCGGATCGCGCTCGGGCGGCGACGCGTCGACTCGTATCGGGTGTCCGCCGAGACGACCCGCGCGCTCAGCACGCTGGCCCGCTCCTGCCACACCACCGTGAACACCGTGCTACAGGCCGGGTGGGCACAGCTGCTGATGTGGCTGACCGGCCAGCGCGACGTCGCGTTCGGCACCGCGGTCTCGGGCCGGCCCCCCGAAGTGATCGGCTCGGAATCGATTGTGGGCCTGCTGATTAACACCGTTGCGGTGCGGGCGAACACCACCGTGTCCACCACCATCGGCGACCTGCTCGACCAGCTGCAGACCGCGCACAACAACAGGCTCGAGCACGAACACCTGGGGCTGAGCGACATTCACCGCGCCACCGGCCACGACCAGTTGTTCGACACGCTGTTCCTCTACGAGAACTACCCGATCGACACCAACGTGCCGGTGGGCGTCCACGAACTGGCGATCACCGACGTCACCAACCGCGAATACAACCACTACCCGCTTTCCGTAATGGCCTTGCCGGGCCACGAATTGGGCATCCGCGTCGAGTACGACACCGACGTGTTCGACCCGGCCAGCATCGAAACGCTGGTGGAGCGGTTCCAGCGGGTGCTGGTGGCGATGACCGCCGACCCGACCCAGCGGCTGTCGTCGATGGACGTGCTGGACGCCGGTGAGCATGCGCGCCTTGACGATTGGGGCAACCGTGCGGTGCTGACCCAGCCGGCGGCGGGCACGACGATCCCGGAGATGTTCGCCGCGCAGGTAGCCCGCACCCCGGACGGGGTAGCACTGGTGGACGGCGAGCGGTCGTGGACCTTCCGTGAGCTCGACGAGGCGGCCGAGCGGTTGGCGCGGGCGCTGGTCGCTCAAGGTGCGCGCCCGGGTGAGTGCGTGGCGCTGCTGTTCAACCGGTCGGCCGAGGCGATCGTGGCGATGGTGGCGGTGCTCAAGTCCGGAGCGGCCTACCTGCCGATCGACCCGGTAATGCCCGACGCACGGCTCGAGTTCATGCTCGGCGACGCGACACCGGTCGCGGCGATCACCAACGCGACCATGCGGTCACGCTTCGACGGGGCCGATTTGGCGGTCATCGACGTCGACGATCCCGACCTGGCCATCCCCTCGGACATCACCTTCCCGGTGGCTGCGCCGGAGGATCTGGCGTACACGATCTACACCTCGGGTACGACCGGGGTGCCCAAGGGCGTGGCGATCACCCACCACAACGCGACGTCGCTACTGGAAGCACCCGATCCGGGCGCACCCACCGGTCCGGGGCAGGTGTGGTCGCAATGGCACTCCTACAGCTTCGACGTTTCGGTGTGGGAGATCTTCAATGCCCTGCTCCATGGTTCGCGGCTGGTCGTGGTGCCCGATTCGGCGGCGGCGTCCGCGCACGAGCTGCGCGACCTGCTGATCGCCGAACAAGTGACCGTGGTGGGTCAGACTCCGTCGGCGCTGGCGATGATGCCGGGCGAAGGGCTGGAGTCCGCAACGCTGGTGATGGCGGGGGAGGCGTCCCCGAACGAAATAGTGGACAAGTGGGCGCCGGGGCGGGTCATGATCAACGCCTACGGCCCGACCGAGGCCACGATCTATGCCGCGATCAGCGCGCCGATGAAGGCTGGCGAAGGCGCACCGATCGGTGTGCCGGTGCCGGGCGCGGCGTTGTTCGTGCTGGACAAGTGGTTACGGCCGGCGCCCGAAGGTGTGGTCGGTGAGTTGTACATCGCCGGTCGCGGCGTGGCGGTTGGCTATCTGCGCCGGGCCGGTCTGACCGCGTCGCGGTTCGTGGCGTGCCCGTTCGGCGGGCCTGGGTCGCGGATGTATCGCACCGGGGACCTGGTGCGTTGGGGTTCCGACGGGCAATTGCAGTACCTCGGCCGTGCCGATGAGCAGGTCAAGATCCGCGGCTATCGCATCGAACTCGGTGAGGTTCAGGCGGCGTTGGCCGCCCTCGACGGGGTGCAGGCCGCGGCCGTGATCGCCCGCGAGGATCGGCCGGGCGACAAGCGGCTGGTGGGCTATGTGACCGTCACCGGCGAAGTCGACACGGCCCAGATGCGCCATGCGCTGAGCGAGCGGTTGCCGGGCTACATGGTTCCGACGGCGGTGGTCGTGCTCGACACGTTGCCGCGCACCGTCAACGGCAAGCTCGACAAGCGAGCGCTGCCCGCACCCGAATACCAGAGTGCTGTCCGCTACACCCCGCCCGCGACACCCACCGAGGAGATCGTGGCCGGGATCTATGGCCAGGTGCTCGGTATCGAGCGGGTCGGCGTCGAGAACTCCTTCTTCGATCTGGGCGGCGATTCGCTGTCGGCGATGCGGGTGGTCGCCGCGATCAACACGGCGTTCGACGGCAACCTGTCGGTGCGCACGCTGTTCGAGGCGCCGTCGGTTCGCGCCATGAGCCAGCGTTTGGACAGTGACGTCGACTCGGACGAGACCGATGCCAACGGCCCGAGTTACGTTGCCGTGCACGGACGCGACACCGAGGAACTGCGTGCCAGCGACCTCACCCTGGACAAGTTCATCGACGAGACGACGCTGCTCGGTGCTCCGACGCTGCCGGGCCCGAGCGCCGAAGCGCGTACCGTGCTGTTGACCGGGGCGACCGGCTTCCTGGGCCGTTACCTGGCCCTGGAGTGGCTCAAGCAACTGAAACGTGTTGACGGCAAACTGATCTGCCTGGTGCGAGCCGGCTCCGATCAGGAGGCATGGCGCCGTCTGGAGAAGACATTCGACAGCGGCGACCCGCAGCTGGTGGACCGCTTCCACCAGCTGGCCGCCGACCATCTCGAGGTCGTCGCCGGCGACAAGGGCGAAGCCAACCTGGGTCTCGACGAGCAGACCTACCAACGGCTGACCGACACCGTCGATCTGATCGTCGACTCGGCCGCCGTGGTCAACGGTGTGCTGCCCTACCGAGAGCTGTTCGGGTCCAACGTCGTTGGCACCGGCGAACTGATCAAGTTTGCGCTGACTTCGCGGATGAAGCCATACGCCTATGTGTCGACGTCGGACCTCGGTCGCCAGATCGAGCCGGCGTTGTTCACCGAGGAAGCCGACATCCGGGCGATCAGCCCAACCCGCGTCCTCGACGGCAGCTACGCCAACGGCTATGGCAACAGCAAGTGGGCCGGTGAGGTGCTGCTGCGCGAGGCCAATGACGCGTTCGGGCTTCCGGTTTCGGTGTTCCGCAGTGACATGATCCTGTCCGACGTCAGCTACGCGGGCCAGTTCAACGTGACGGACGTCGTCACCCGGATGATCCTGAGCCTGGTGGCCACCGGCGTCGCGCCCGGTTCGTTCTACACGCGCGACGAAAACGGCAACCGGCAACGGGCGCACTACGACGCGCTGCCGGTCGAATTCGTCGCCGAATCCATCGCCACCCTCGGGGCCCAGGTGGTCGACGGGTTCGAGACCTATCACGTGATGAACCCGCACGACGACGGCATCGGAATCGACACCTACGTCGACTGGCTGATCGAGGCCGGCTATCCGATCCAGCGCATCGACGACTTCGGGGAGTGGGTGCGGCAGTTCGAGGCCGGCCTGCGGGCCCTGCCGGACCGGCAGCGCCAGCACTCCGTGCTGCAGATGCTGCAGTTGATGTTGCACAATCCCGAGCAGATACAACCGCTCGAGCCGACCCGCGGATCGTTCGCGCCGACCGACCGGTTCCGTGCCGCGGTGCAGGAAGCCAAGATCGGCGCGGACAACGACATCCCGCACATTTCGGCACCGGTGATCATCAAGTACGTCACCGACTTGCAGCTGGTGGGCCTGCTCTAG